Proteins encoded within one genomic window of Calonectris borealis chromosome 1, bCalBor7.hap1.2, whole genome shotgun sequence:
- the MFAP5 gene encoding microfibrillar-associated protein 5: MKTSGACILLCLLALSLSPADWFPWIVNGQELESATGEVSTDSLISTSAAAVTPPVLLSPVQSDSETTTASSDCREEKFPCTRLYSVHKPVKQCISYLCVTSVRRMYIINKEVCSRIVCKENEVMQDEICRQLAGLPSRRLRRSGQPPHLPCRQLLEQQRSRPDAL, translated from the exons ATGAAGACCTCTGGAGCCTGTATACTGTTGTGTCTCTTAGCACTCTCCTTGTCCCCAGCTG ACTGGTTTCCATGGATCGTCAATGGGCAAGAACTGGAAAGTGCAACTG GTGAAGTTAGCACCGACTCTCTTATCAGCACCTCTG ctgCAGCTGTCACACCACCTGTGCTTCTTAGTCCTG TTCAGTCTGACAGCGAAACTACGACAGCTTCGTCAG ATTGTCGTGAAGAAAAGTTCCCTTGCACACGCCTGTATTCTGTTCACAAACCAGTAAAGCAGTGTATCAGCTACCTCTGTGTTACAAG CGTGCGTCGCATGTACATAATAAACAAGGAGGTGTGCTCTCGCATTGTCTGCAAGGAGAATGAGGTCATGCAAG ATGAGATCTGTCGCCAGCTGGCTGGCCTTCCTTCTCGACGTCTCCGCCGATCTGGGCAACCCCCGCATCTCCCTTGCAGACAACTCCTGGAGCAGCAGCGCAGCAGGCCTGATGCTCTGTGA
- the AICDA gene encoding single-stranded DNA cytosine deaminase: protein MAYDRRPAGRSRRTEGPGSHPAAGRSQRRCELEQQDQALSLSPPVLRVFSCSLLMKRKLFLYNFKNLRWAKGRRETYLCYVVKRRDSATSCSLDFGYLRNKMGCHVEVLFLRYISAWDLDPGRCYRITWFTSWSPCYDCARHVADFLRAYPNLTLRIFTARLYFCEDRKAEPEGLRRLHRAGAQIAIMTFKDYFYCWNTFVENREKTFKAWEGLHENSVHLSRKLRRILLPLYEVDDLRDAFKTLGL, encoded by the exons ATGGCGTACGACCGCAGGCCTGCCGGGCGCAGCCGTCGGACGGAGGGTCCCGGCAGCCACCCTGCTGCCGGCAGATCGCAGCGCCGGTGCGAGCTGGaacagcaggatcaggccctgagtCTTTCCCCACCAGTCCTTCGC GTCTTCTCCTGTAGCCTCCTGATGAAAAGGAAACTCTTCCTCTACAACTTCAAGAACCTGCGCTGGGCCAAGGGCCGGCGTGAAACCTACCTCTGCTATGTTGTGAAGCGCCGTGACAGTGCCACATCGTGCTCCCTGGACTTTGGATACCTGCGCAATAAG ATGGGCTGTCACGTGGAGGTGCTCTTCCTGCGCTACATCTCAGCCTGGGACCTGGACCCGGGCCGCTGCTACCGTATCACCTGGTTCACCTCCTGGAGCCCCTGTTACGACTGCGCCCGACACGTGGCTGACTTCCTGCGCGCCTACCCCAACCTGACCCTCCGCATCTTCACGGCACGCCTCTACTTCTGCGAGGACCGCAAGGCAGAGCCTGAGGGGCTGAGGCGCCTGCACAGGGCGGGGGCCCAGATTGCCATCATGACCTTCAAAG ATTACTTCTACTGCTGGAACACGTTTGTGGAGAACAGGGAAAAGACATTCAAGGCCTGGGAAGGGCTGCATGAAAACTCTGTCCATCTGTCCAGGAAACTTCGACGGATCCTCCTG CCACTGTACGAAGTAGATGATCTGCGAGATGCCTTTAAAACTCTGGGACTTTGA